From Verrucomicrobiia bacterium, the proteins below share one genomic window:
- a CDS encoding DNA-3-methyladenine glycosylase: MSEAAIQHLSQADKVLARLIKKIGPCLWKPDKRRSPFEALVRSVTHQQLNGTAAATIFGRVKALYPGKRFPSPEDLIATSDEKLRGAGLSRAKIAAIKDIAAKTLGGVVPTSRAIARMEDAAIIERLTTIRGVGPWTVEMLLMFKLGRQDILPVTDYGVRKGFAVTYNLKDLPSAAELLKHGEKWRPYRSFAAWYLWRSLD; encoded by the coding sequence GTGAGCGAAGCCGCCATCCAACATCTTTCCCAGGCCGACAAGGTTCTCGCGCGCCTGATAAAAAAAATCGGCCCCTGCCTGTGGAAACCCGACAAACGCCGCAGTCCTTTTGAAGCCCTTGTGCGTTCAGTGACGCATCAACAGCTCAACGGCACAGCCGCCGCGACGATTTTTGGCCGCGTGAAAGCGCTTTATCCCGGCAAACGCTTTCCGTCTCCCGAGGATTTGATCGCCACCTCCGATGAAAAATTGCGCGGAGCCGGATTGTCGCGCGCCAAGATTGCCGCGATCAAAGACATCGCCGCCAAAACTCTCGGCGGCGTGGTTCCCACCTCGCGCGCGATTGCACGGATGGAAGATGCCGCCATCATCGAGCGACTTACCACCATTCGCGGCGTTGGCCCGTGGACCGTTGAGATGCTGCTGATGTTCAAGCTGGGCCGGCAGGATATTTTGCCGGTGACGGATTACGGCGTGCGCAAGGGTTTTGCGGTTACGTACAATCTAAAAGATTTGCCCAGCGCTGCCGAACTATTGAAGCACGGCGAAAAATGGCGTCCGTATCGTTCGTTCGCCGCATGGTATTTGTGGCGTTCCCTGGATTGA
- the lepB gene encoding signal peptidase I — protein MAGETNTRGISGWLLAIVIGRRPDRTLIRLGLLIGFALVAFLIFSFVLYPVRITGPSMYPTYRNGQINFINRLAYLRSEPKRGDVVGIRFSGNHVMYVKRIVGMPGESIAFSGGTIYINGKPLDEPYLKFPSTDWESPPKQLGPREYYVVGDNRSMPFEYHEKGAAQRERIIGKILLPGAT, from the coding sequence ATGGCAGGCGAAACAAACACGAGGGGAATTTCAGGGTGGCTGCTGGCCATCGTTATCGGCCGGCGCCCGGACCGGACCTTGATAAGGCTGGGCCTATTGATTGGTTTCGCGCTGGTGGCATTTTTAATTTTCAGCTTCGTGCTCTACCCGGTCCGCATCACCGGCCCGAGCATGTATCCGACCTATCGCAACGGCCAGATCAACTTCATCAATCGCCTTGCCTATCTTCGCAGCGAGCCAAAGCGGGGCGATGTCGTGGGCATCCGTTTTTCGGGAAATCACGTCATGTATGTGAAGCGCATCGTCGGGATGCCGGGTGAATCCATTGCTTTTTCCGGCGGCACTATCTACATTAATGGCAAGCCACTTGATGAACCGTATCTCAAATTTCCGAGCACCGATTGGGAGTCGCCGCCTAAGCAGCTTGGCCCCCGGGAATATTACGTCGTCGGCGATAATCGTTCCATGCCCTTCGAGTACCACGAAAAAGGCGCTGCGCAACGTGAACGCATCATTGGGAAAATTCTGTTGCCAGGAGCAACATAA
- a CDS encoding rhomboid family intramembrane serine protease, translated as MRMIGHVDGEAKARTFSDYLYAQGIENQIEAEKENSWSVWIHAEEQLAQSRELLQRFTEQPSDPVFQTVARGAKGLRDQKQKEQAAWEKRLKQRRDLFRPMAAYGFGPVTFILIVMCVIVMIASYTRGSFVLNALTISEQDIVDAHVIGIWAALHERLQLITVVLPEIRHGQIWRLVTPIFIHFGILHIFFNMLWLRDLGSMVEGRQSSLVLVALVLGIAILSNLAQYFVSGIGFGGMSGVVYGLLGYIWIRGKLDPGSGLFLHPSTVTLMLIWFVACYTGLLGSVANTCHAAGLLAGMAWGYLSSLRHNPGGRR; from the coding sequence ATGCGAATGATCGGTCATGTGGACGGGGAAGCGAAGGCGCGCACGTTCAGCGATTACCTGTACGCGCAGGGAATCGAGAATCAAATCGAAGCGGAAAAAGAAAATTCGTGGTCCGTGTGGATCCACGCCGAGGAGCAACTGGCCCAGTCTCGCGAATTATTGCAGCGGTTCACCGAACAACCTTCCGACCCAGTCTTCCAGACGGTTGCCCGCGGCGCGAAGGGTTTGCGCGATCAGAAACAGAAGGAGCAAGCCGCGTGGGAAAAGCGTCTCAAACAGCGCCGGGATCTTTTTCGTCCCATGGCGGCTTACGGATTTGGCCCGGTGACGTTCATTCTTATCGTCATGTGCGTGATCGTGATGATTGCCAGTTATACTCGCGGCAGTTTTGTTTTGAATGCGCTGACGATCAGTGAACAGGACATCGTTGATGCCCACGTCATTGGGATTTGGGCGGCGCTCCACGAACGGCTTCAATTAATCACGGTGGTGCTGCCGGAAATCCGGCATGGACAAATCTGGCGATTGGTCACACCGATTTTTATTCACTTCGGCATCCTGCACATTTTTTTCAACATGCTTTGGCTGCGCGATCTGGGCAGCATGGTCGAAGGGCGGCAAAGCAGTTTGGTATTGGTGGCGCTGGTTTTGGGGATCGCGATTCTTTCCAATCTTGCGCAATACTTCGTCAGCGGAATCGGATTTGGCGGGATGTCGGGGGTCGTTTACGGACTGCTCGGGTATATTTGGATAAGAGGAAAATTGGACCCCGGTTCGGGACTTTTTTTGCATCCAAGCACGGTGACCTTGATGCTGATTTGGTTTGTGGCTTGTTACACCGGACTGCTTGGCTCGGTTGCCAATACCTGCCATGCGGCTGGTCTGCTGGCCGGGATGGCGTGGGGTTATCTATCGAGTCTGCGCCATAACCCGGGCGGGCGGCGCTGA